Within the Petrotoga sp. 9PW.55.5.1 genome, the region AAAAATTAAGGAATAGAAACAAAACAAGAAGAAAAAGAATAAGATAAACAGTTACAACTTTAGACAAAAGGGCATTTGCATATTACAATCCAGAAATAAAAGACTGGCATGTAGAAAGTGGAGAGTTTGAAATACTAATAGGGAAATCATCAAAAGAGATAGTATTGAAAGAAAAAGTAAAAGTAAACTCAACGGTTAAAATAAAAAAGAAATTTCACAGAAACTCAACAGTGGGAGATTTAATGGAAGATCCAGTAGGTGTTCAAATAATAAACGAATTCTTACAAAAATTTAGTCAATCTGGAGGACCATTTGAACAAGATGAACATAGAAATAATGAGATAATCTTAGCAATGATGAAATATATGCCTTTAAGAGGTCTAATTAACTTTGGAAAAGGCGAGTTCACAGAAGAGATGTTGAAAGAGATTCTAGAAAAGGTGAATGAAGAAAGATAGATAAATAGAACTTTAAAAGGCGACAACCAATTTACTCTTTTAATGACAATCTATTATGATCTAATACGGCCTCCCATATTAGATTTGATTAACTTTATATGTTCGATTATGAGATTTAATTTTTGCACAAAAAAAATAGATGCTTTCATAAAAATAAAGTCTGATAAAATAACTTGGATTAAAATGTGGTATAATTATTAGTAAGGAGAATAAACTAATTATAATATTAAAATACTTGAAAAAGGAGGCTGTTTATGAAATACAATAATTTAGGAAAAGCAGGTATAAAAGTTAGTGAGATATCTTTTGGTTCTTGGCTTACTTTTGGGAATCAATTAGATACTGAAGGCGTTAAGGCCAGTTTGAGAACCGCTTATGAGAATGGAATTAATTTTTTTGATAATGCAGAAGCTTATGCTAATGGCCTTTCAGAGTCTTTGATGGGAATGGCTTTAAAAGAATATAGAAGAGAAGATCTAGTAATTTCTACCAAAATATTTTGGGGCGGGAAAGGTCCTAACGACAGAGGAGTATCTAGAAAACATCTTTTAGAAGGCACTTGGAATTCACTAAAAAGGCTTCAATTAGATTATGTAGATCTTATTTTCTGTCATAGACCTGATCCTACTACTCCTATTGAAGAAACAGTGTTTGCTATGGATTATTTAATAAGAAACGGATTAGCATTGTATTGGGGTACTTCTGAGTGGAGCGCTGAACAGTTAGAGGAGGCTTATCAAATAGCAGATAAGAGAAACCTAATAGCTCCTACTATGGAACAACCTCAATATAATATGTTTGTTAGAGAAAAGGTTGAAAAAGAATTTAAACCCCTATATGAAAAGTATGGATTAGGTTTAACAACGTGGAGTCCTTTAGCAAGCGGTGTTTTAACCGGCAAGTATAATGAAGGAATACCCGAAGATAGTAGACTAGCAAGGTTTAAAGGTTTGAAAGATGAGTTTGAGAAAGGTGGTTTATTGTCCCAAGAAAATATTGAAAAGGTTAAAAAACTAACAAAGATAGCTAACGATTTAGGAGCCACAATGGCGCAACTTGCAATAGCCTGGCTTTTAAAAAATCCTAATGTGAGTACTGTAATAACTGGGGCAAGTAGAGCTGAGCAAGTAAAAGAAAACGTGAAGGCAGCAGAAATTAAAGAAAAGATTACAGAAGATGTTATGGAAGAGATAGAAAACATTTTGGATAATAAACCGATATAATTCTAATTACATAGAAAATCCCGCTTTATAGCGGGATTTTTTAAATATGTATAATCATACCTTCTATTCCTTCTTCTGCTCCAAGTATACTTTCTGTAAGAGTTGGATGTGGATGGATAGAATCAGTCAGTTGAGATACCGTCATTCCATATTTTACTGCTAATACTCCTTCCATTATCATATCTGTTGCATTAGGTGAAACAATTGAAACACCTAAAATCTTTTTGCTTTCTTTTTCAGCTATGATTTTTACGAATCCGTCTCTTTCTTCCATTGTTCTAGCCCTTGCATTAGCTGAAACTGGAAATTTTGAAATAATTACTTTCTCGGGATCAATTTCTTTTTCTTTAATGCCTACTGTTGCTATTTCAGGATTAGAAAAGATAACGTTTGGAACAGCTTTGTAATCCGCTTTTTTGTCATCACCCACAATATTATGAGCAGCCACTATACCTTCGTACATGGCAACATGGGCTAACATTATATGAGCTCTAATATCTCCAATAGCATATACGTTTTCTATGTTTGTTCTCATCGATGAATCAGTTTTTACGCCCTTTTCAATATTGACTCCTAACTCTTTTATATCTTCAGGGATGAATGGTTTTCTACCAACAGCGACTAATATTTTTGAACTTTCTATTTCTTTTGTTTCTCCATCCTTTTCTACTTTAGAAATGTAAG harbors:
- a CDS encoding aldo/keto reductase, which encodes MKYNNLGKAGIKVSEISFGSWLTFGNQLDTEGVKASLRTAYENGINFFDNAEAYANGLSESLMGMALKEYRREDLVISTKIFWGGKGPNDRGVSRKHLLEGTWNSLKRLQLDYVDLIFCHRPDPTTPIEETVFAMDYLIRNGLALYWGTSEWSAEQLEEAYQIADKRNLIAPTMEQPQYNMFVREKVEKEFKPLYEKYGLGLTTWSPLASGVLTGKYNEGIPEDSRLARFKGLKDEFEKGGLLSQENIEKVKKLTKIANDLGATMAQLAIAWLLKNPNVSTVITGASRAEQVKENVKAAEIKEKITEDVMEEIENILDNKPI